AGGTTTCTACATATGACACGGATATTGGACATATTCAGGCCGTACATTAAGGGGTTGAAGAGAGGCTGACATGTGAGCCAGTAAAGAGATAAAAAGATTCTCAGCATGTTGGGTGCACTGGTCATGTTAAACCTGCTCTGTGTTATTTCAAAGAAAGCTCCAAAGGAGAAGTTGAGGAGGGAGGCCAGGTGAGGAGTGCAGGTACTGACGGCTTTCTGTCTGGtctgtttggagccagaaaaacacactgtgaggaTCCTCATGTAAGTGTAGAAGATTAAAGAAACAGGACATGAGACAGTGAAAAAAGTGGCAATAAGTCCATAGATGTTGTTGGCTGTGGTGTCGGAGCAGGACAGTTTGACGATGGAGTAGTTATCACAGTAGACTTTGTTGATGATGTTCCCACAGAGCTGTAACGGAGCGCTCAGTGATAATGgaacaaaagataaaacagaggaacaaaACCATGTCAGAGCAATAAGTAACGTTATCTTGTTGCATGTCATCCGTGTGTGATACTGCAGAGGATAACAGATGGCCACATATCTGTCATAAGATATGATGGCCAAGTTGTTAAATTGCACACAAGCATAACTGTATAAGCAGAAGATCTGCAGGAAACAAAGTGGAGCAGGAACAGTGTGAGTGTCAGAGAGGATCTGAAGCAGCAGGAAAGGAAACAGTCCTGTACTACCATACAGCTCATTCACAAACAGGCTGCACAGGAAAAGGTACATAGGTTCATGTAAGCTCCTGTTCACACAGATCACCACAACCAGCAGGACGTTGGCCCCAACAATCACAAGatataatgacagaaaaatgatgaaaaacaagtACTTGAAAACTCCAGCATCAAAGTAGGCGCCAAGTGTGAAATATGAAACCTGTGTGTGATTTCTCATGGCTCTTCTCATGTAAACAGAAGTCGGAGTCATGACACGAAACAGATTATCACGACTGTGAAGGACGGCCCAGACTCACCTTTCCCTTCATTAAAGTCAGTACAAAGTCTACACTAGATGTAAATGTGAGTTCATGACGCTCCACTCTGAGCTGAAACTCTGCTCCAGCTTCTTTTACCTCCTGAAGTGAGGAGACGCCCACAGACCTCAGGGAGCCACCAGCTGACTGAGGCCATCAACAGAAACCAGCCTGGTGCCTCTCAACCGTTAATCCTGAATTGGTGCTCATATTGAGTCCAGACAGAAATGTCCCACTGAACACCTAAACTATGTGCATATGAGGTTGTATAACATATATAACAGTtaccaacaaaatgaaatgggattaaaatatattcacatgGTGATGGGCTCCCCAACAGAGAACACAAGAAGACGACCTGAGAATCCTACATCTAGGACGAACACCTCATCACCTCAGTGCACCTGAACGTGTGAGAGCTGTAAAACACCTGTGACGTCACTCATTCAGTGAAAACAGCCGTCGGGTTTCAGACCAAAACGATGTTGATGTGCAAATGATGTATGAGAAAATGTGCAATGTGCAGAGGAGATGATCCGAACACTGTTACTATCACAGCATGAATGTGACGGATGAAGGTCGATGTGGAAGCTTTGAGTTAATATAATGTGGAGCATCCATCAGGTAGGACAAGAGTCTGTGTCAGCGGGGGGGGGTAAGACAATACTGGCTCAATATCAGCTAAGTGATTTGGTCGACCTCTGGACCTTGCCTGACACCACTTGCCAGTAGAAGTCTCCTCCTATTAACACTGAAGGTCCTGGATCATTAGTGCCCTCTAGTGAGAAATCTGAGAGTTGCAGACCCCTTCTCTTTAACTCCTCTTGTAAGGGTTTGCCAGGGACACaatacagaacagaacactCCTTGACAACATCTCAGACTATATATGACATATAACACCCTTTTGGGGCCCAGAAAACTTAATATCaataagtgaaaaataaattaatggaCAGTTAAGACATTACAGCATAGTGTGGGGTTCCCCTCAGTCATAGAGGGATCCTGCTATAGGTAGCCACCtcctcacaaacacatcagCCTTCAATTGTAATTGAGCGGTTAAGGCCTCCATTTCATACACCTCCCTCAGCTTCTGTTTCCACTGAGCCACTGTAGGTGGCTGTGGATTCATCCAATTTATTGTCACCATTTTCCTGGCAGTCATCAAGAGTATATGTAATAGGTACTTTTGTTCTCTGGTGTTCATGTCTTCAGGAGTTAGATCTAAAAGAAACTGACTTGGGGTGAATAGTAAACCAGTTTTGCCAGG
The Pempheris klunzingeri isolate RE-2024b chromosome 4, fPemKlu1.hap1, whole genome shotgun sequence genome window above contains:
- the LOC139200061 gene encoding olfactory receptor 11A1-like encodes the protein MTPTSVYMRRAMRNHTQVSYFTLGAYFDAGVFKYLFFIIFLSLYLVIVGANVLLVVVICVNRSLHEPMYLFLCSLFVNELYGSTGLFPFLLLQILSDTHTVPAPLCFLQIFCLYSYACVQFNNLAIISYDRYVAICYPLQYHTRMTCNKITLLIALTWFCSSVLSFVPLSLSAPLQLCGNIINKVYCDNYSIVKLSCSDTTANNIYGLIATFFTVSCPVSLIFYTYMRILTVCFSGSKQTRQKAVSTCTPHLASLLNFSFGAFFEITQSRFNMTSAPNMLRIFLSLYWLTCQPLFNPLMYGLNMSNIRVICRNLIYS